The Wansuia hejianensis genomic interval TTTATCATTAAGTATCTCCGGGGCTGACGCAGACGCAGGCGAAATAGACGCTTTGGGCGCCATTCTTTTTCAGCAGTAAAGCCAGCGTATCTATAGTGCTCCCGGTTGTGTAAATATCGTCCACCAGCAGGATGCGTCTGGGCGGGCTGTAACCTTTTACGATTGAAAAAGCCTGTGCCAGATTTTTCTTTCTCTCTACATCATTCAGCTCCTTCTGGGCTTTGGTGTTTTTTATCCTCAAAACGGCACGGCGCTCCACGGGTATGCCGGACATTGAAGATAACCGGACAGCCAGCTCTTCCGCCTGGTTATATCCGCGTTTTAAAAGGCGTTCCCTGTGTATGGGAACCGGTATCATGACATCCGGGCTCCAGTATTCCAGCAGCCGCTTCCCGTATGCCATGACTGCGGCGGCATAGAACTTCGCATATTCCGCGCGGCCGCCATATTTAAACCGCATCATGGATTCCTGAATCATTCCCCGATAGGAAAATGGGGCAAATCCCCGCTCATAACTATGTCTTTTCTTTCCGCAGTCCCGGCAATATTCCTGATCCTTCCGCTCCAAAGGTTTCCCGCAGCGCAGGCACACCGGCCCCTCTAAAAGCTGAAGGCCGGCGACACATTTTCTGCATATCAAAGGCTCTTTGCCGCCCAGAAACCCATCACAGACAGGACACCGCCTTGGATACAGCATATCTAGTACTCTGCTAATCTTAAAGGTCACATAGTGCCTTTCTCCCCGAGCTCTTCCAAAACAATTCCGCAAACTTTCATCTGCAACGGCTCTGATCATCTTTCAAACCGGCATACGTCTCAGTCACGGGCCAACTCTCCAATTCTCTGTGACAGAGTCGTATAACGGTTCTCCTCCGTCTGATTATCTATCATCGCCTGAAAAGTATCCGCGCTGCCAGTCAGCACCACACATTTTCTGGCTCTTGTAACTGCCGTATACAAAAGATTGCGGGTCATCAGCATCTTCGGGCCGCCGAGGAGAGGGATCACGACCGCCGGATATTCACTTCCCTGGGCCTTATGTATGGTAGTCGCATATGCCAGCTCCAGCTCATCCAGCTGTTTAAAGGTATAGTCTACAAAGCGGCCTTCCTCATATTCCACCGTCAGCAATTCTCCAAAAGAATTGATGGAGGTGATTACGCCCAGGTCTCCGTTGAACACGCCCATGCCTCTTTGTGCCGCGATTCCATGCTTACCCCGGATCTCCCACTCCAGCTGATAATTGTTCTTGATCTGCATCACCTTGTCGCCTTCCCGGAAGACTCCCCTTCCATTCTCCCTCTCTGCCTTATCAGGTCCCGGCGGGTTCAGGTATCTCTGAAGGATTTCGTTCAGACTCTCCACACCCAGGGGACCTTTCCGCATGGGAGAGAGAACCTGGATATCCTGAGGCCTGGCATCCGTGTATTTTGGCAGCTTCTGGGACACCAGAGTCAGTATCACTTTCTGTATCACTCTCACATCATTCCGCTGGAGGAAAAAGAAATCTCTGCTGTGGTTGTCCAGGCTGACCGTCTGGCCTGCATGGATCTTGTGGGCATTTACCACGATATCGCTCTCCGATGCCTGCCGGAAAATCCTGGTCAGTTCCACCACCGGAAAAGCTTTCGCACGGATCATATCCCGCAGAACACTTCCCGGCCCTACACTGGGAAGCTGATTCATATCGCCCACCAGAATCAGACGTGTTCCAGGCACGATGGCGGATAAAAGCGCATGCATCAGATGGATATCTACCATGGACATTTCATCAATGATTATCACATCGGCCTCCAGAGGATTGTCTTCATTCCGTTCAAAACGCACATTCGCCGATGATTCTTCCACAACTCCCGACAGCTCCAGCAGCCTGTGGATCGTAGAAGCCTCATATCCAGTGGCTTCCGTCATTCTCTTGGCAGCCCGGCCTGTGGGCGCAGCGAGGAAAATATCCATGTCCTCCGACTCAAAATAACGGATCATCGTATTGATCGTGGTAGTCTTACCTGTTCCCGGACCTCCCGTTAATATCATTAATCCGTTCCGGACAGCTGCCGCAACGGCTTTTCTCTGCATGATATCCAGGGTGATCCCATCCTTAGCCTCGATCATGGCAATTCGTTTCTCAATGCCTTCCTCTGCATTCTCACACACTATATTCAGTTCCTGAAGCATTCGCGCGGTGTTTAATTCCAGAAAATAAGACTGGCTGGTATAGACATTTTCCTCTTTCATAATGATCTTCCGGTCAATGGCCATATCCATCAGATACTTGCCGAGCACTTCCCTTTCAACTCCCAGAAGCTCGCTGGTTCTGTACAGCAGTTCTTCCTTCGGAAGATACATGTGCCCCTGGGCACTGGCCTGGCTCAGTGTATAATAGAGGCCGCTGCGGATCCGGTATTCCGAATCAGTCCGAATCCCCACGCGGCCTGCGATTTCATCTGCGATTTTAAAGCCGACTCCCTGAATGTCCTCCGCTAGCTTATAGGGATTTTCCCTCAGAATGCGGTACAGGGTGTCCTGATACTGATTGTAGATCTTAATGCCCAGAGTCAGGGAAATGCCA includes:
- a CDS encoding ComF family protein; the protein is MLYPRRCPVCDGFLGGKEPLICRKCVAGLQLLEGPVCLRCGKPLERKDQEYCRDCGKKRHSYERGFAPFSYRGMIQESMMRFKYGGRAEYAKFYAAAVMAYGKRLLEYWSPDVMIPVPIHRERLLKRGYNQAEELAVRLSSMSGIPVERRAVLRIKNTKAQKELNDVERKKNLAQAFSIVKGYSPPRRILLVDDIYTTGSTIDTLALLLKKNGAQSVYFACVCVSPGDT
- the recD2 gene encoding SF1B family DNA helicase RecD2 — translated: MREKIEGYVEHIVYRNEENGYTVLNLSAGKDEITCVGSFQSVHEGEYLEAEGQYSTHATYGQQFKAEQYWIKIPQNGLALERYLGSGAVKGIGAALAARIVRRFGDDTLRIMEEEPERLAEIKGISDRKAREIGEQMIEKSQMQNAMIFLSQYGISLTLGIKIYNQYQDTLYRILRENPYKLAEDIQGVGFKIADEIAGRVGIRTDSEYRIRSGLYYTLSQASAQGHMYLPKEELLYRTSELLGVEREVLGKYLMDMAIDRKIIMKEENVYTSQSYFLELNTARMLQELNIVCENAEEGIEKRIAMIEAKDGITLDIMQRKAVAAAVRNGLMILTGGPGTGKTTTINTMIRYFESEDMDIFLAAPTGRAAKRMTEATGYEASTIHRLLELSGVVEESSANVRFERNEDNPLEADVIIIDEMSMVDIHLMHALLSAIVPGTRLILVGDMNQLPSVGPGSVLRDMIRAKAFPVVELTRIFRQASESDIVVNAHKIHAGQTVSLDNHSRDFFFLQRNDVRVIQKVILTLVSQKLPKYTDARPQDIQVLSPMRKGPLGVESLNEILQRYLNPPGPDKAERENGRGVFREGDKVMQIKNNYQLEWEIRGKHGIAAQRGMGVFNGDLGVITSINSFGELLTVEYEEGRFVDYTFKQLDELELAYATTIHKAQGSEYPAVVIPLLGGPKMLMTRNLLYTAVTRARKCVVLTGSADTFQAMIDNQTEENRYTTLSQRIGELARD